A genomic segment from Streptomyces sp. NBC_00459 encodes:
- a CDS encoding response regulator transcription factor: MSSLLLLTNALQPSTEVLPALGLLLHNVRVAPAEGPALVDTPGADVILIDGRRDLPQVRSLCQLLRSTGPGCPLILVVTEGGLAAVTADWGIDDVLLDTAGPAEVEARLRLAMGRQQIVNDDSPMEIRNGDLSVDEATYSAKLKGRVLDLTFKEFELLKYLAQHPGRVFTRAQLLQEVWGYDYFGGTRTVDVHVRRLRAKLGPEHESLIGTVRNVGYRFVTPEKGDRTSDEAKAKAALAKSDDAGGTGDTAALDAVTESSEVTAEA, encoded by the coding sequence ATGAGTTCACTTCTCCTCCTGACCAATGCCCTCCAGCCGTCGACCGAGGTGCTTCCCGCTCTCGGCCTGCTACTGCACAACGTGCGCGTGGCTCCGGCCGAGGGACCCGCTCTCGTCGACACCCCAGGTGCCGACGTCATCCTGATCGACGGCCGCCGTGATCTGCCCCAGGTGCGCAGCCTGTGCCAGCTCCTGCGCTCCACCGGGCCCGGCTGTCCGCTCATCCTCGTCGTCACCGAGGGCGGCCTCGCGGCCGTCACCGCCGACTGGGGCATCGACGACGTTCTGCTGGACACCGCGGGTCCGGCCGAGGTCGAGGCCCGTCTGCGGCTCGCCATGGGCCGGCAGCAGATCGTCAACGACGACTCCCCCATGGAGATCCGCAACGGCGACCTCTCGGTCGACGAGGCGACGTACAGCGCGAAGCTGAAGGGCCGGGTCCTCGACCTCACCTTCAAGGAGTTCGAGCTCCTCAAGTACCTCGCCCAGCACCCGGGCCGCGTCTTCACGCGCGCACAGCTCCTCCAGGAGGTCTGGGGCTACGACTACTTCGGTGGCACCCGGACGGTCGACGTGCACGTACGACGGCTGCGCGCGAAGCTCGGACCCGAGCACGAGTCGCTGATCGGGACCGTCCGGAACGTCGGTTATCGATTCGTTACGCCGGAGAAGGGCGACCGCACGAGCGACGAGGCGAAGGCCAAGGCGGCGCTCGCAAAGTCGGACGATGCGGGCGGTACGGGCGATACGGCGGCCCTGGACGCC